From the Acidilutibacter cellobiosedens genome, one window contains:
- a CDS encoding cytochrome C biogenesis protein: protein MDFSKVKIEIYVPQEYIESLRDELTKIGACQIGKYDHVISFSNVQGYWHPLLGSSPFNGEVGTINFGSECKLEVRCPITKVKDAVATIKKIHPYEEPVINIIPLINDMFEIE from the coding sequence ATGGATTTTTCAAAAGTTAAAATAGAAATATATGTCCCGCAAGAATATATTGAAAGTTTAAGGGATGAGCTGACGAAAATCGGAGCTTGCCAAATCGGAAAATATGATCACGTTATTTCCTTTTCTAATGTACAAGGTTATTGGCACCCCTTGCTTGGAAGCAGTCCTTTTAACGGAGAAGTTGGTACCATAAATTTCGGTTCCGAATGTAAACTGGAAGTCCGCTGTCCAATTACGAAAGTTAAGGATGCAGTAGCTACAATTAAAAAAATTCATCCTTATGAGGAACCTGTAATCAATATTATTCCTCTGATAAATGATATGTTTGAAATTGAATAG
- a CDS encoding DUF6019 family protein — MGNSTILGSLGLGLNIGWDLIKLAILYFVIKYAVKSAINESQIKSRQ, encoded by the coding sequence ATGGGAAATTCAACTATATTAGGTTCATTAGGCTTAGGGCTAAACATAGGTTGGGATTTAATAAAACTGGCCATTTTATATTTTGTAATAAAATATGCAGTTAAATCCGCTATAAATGAAAGTCAAATAAAAAGCAGGCAGTAA
- the serS gene encoding serine--tRNA ligase: MLDIKFLRANPEIVKENIRKKFQDEKLILVDEVIKLDEQFRATKTRSDFLRSQRNSISKEIGALMSKGQREEAEKKKKQVEDIAQELADLKTSEDNIESQIRERMLVIPNIIDPSVPIGKDDSENVERERFGEPIVPDFEVPYHVDIMERLNGIDLDSARKTSGNGFYYLCGDIARLHSSILSYARDFMIDRGFTYYIPPFMIRGNVVNGVMSFSEMENMMYKIEGEDLYLIGTSEHSMIGKFIDTILDEEQLPQALTSYSPCFRKEVGAHGIEERGVYRIHQFEKEEMIVVCKPEESPQWFEKLYHITVDFFRSLDIPVRTLECCSGDLADLKVKSIDVEAWSPRQKKYFEVGSCSNLGDAQARRLGIRIRSKEKGNYLAHTLNNTVVAPPRMLIAFLENNLNADGSVTIPKPLQMYMGGKEVIKK; encoded by the coding sequence ATGTTAGATATTAAATTTTTGCGGGCAAATCCTGAAATAGTAAAAGAAAATATCAGAAAAAAATTTCAAGATGAAAAACTTATATTGGTAGATGAAGTAATAAAATTAGATGAACAATTCAGGGCAACAAAAACAAGAAGTGATTTTCTCAGAAGTCAGAGGAATTCTATTAGCAAAGAGATTGGAGCTTTAATGTCCAAAGGGCAAAGAGAAGAAGCTGAAAAAAAGAAAAAACAAGTTGAAGATATTGCACAGGAACTTGCTGATTTGAAAACGTCAGAAGATAATATTGAGAGTCAAATTCGGGAAAGAATGTTGGTTATTCCAAATATAATAGATCCGTCCGTACCCATCGGAAAGGACGACAGTGAAAATGTTGAACGTGAAAGGTTTGGAGAACCCATTGTTCCTGATTTTGAAGTACCATACCATGTTGATATTATGGAAAGACTTAATGGAATAGACCTTGATAGTGCAAGAAAAACCAGTGGAAACGGTTTTTATTACCTTTGCGGTGATATTGCCCGTCTTCATTCCTCCATTCTTTCATATGCACGGGATTTTATGATTGATAGAGGTTTTACCTACTATATTCCACCTTTCATGATACGTGGCAATGTGGTAAACGGAGTTATGAGTTTTTCAGAAATGGAAAATATGATGTATAAAATTGAAGGAGAAGACTTATATCTAATCGGAACAAGCGAACATTCCATGATTGGAAAATTTATTGACACAATTTTAGATGAGGAACAGCTTCCTCAAGCATTAACCAGTTATTCTCCCTGTTTTCGAAAAGAAGTAGGTGCTCATGGTATTGAGGAACGAGGGGTATATCGTATTCACCAATTCGAGAAAGAAGAAATGATTGTAGTTTGTAAGCCGGAAGAAAGTCCTCAGTGGTTTGAAAAATTATATCATATTACAGTAGATTTTTTCCGTTCTTTGGACATTCCCGTACGTACCTTAGAATGCTGTTCAGGTGATTTAGCAGATTTAAAAGTAAAAAGTATTGATGTGGAAGCCTGGTCACCCCGTCAGAAAAAATATTTTGAAGTTGGAAGCTGTTCAAATTTAGGAGATGCACAAGCGCGTCGTCTTGGTATTCGTATTAGAAGTAAAGAAAAGGGAAACTATCTTGCACATACTCTTAATAATACAGTAGTCGCACCGCCCCGTATGCTGATAGCATTTTTGGAAAACAACCTTAATGCAGATGGCTCCGTTACAATTCCTAAGCCTCTTCAAATGTATATGGGCGGGAAAGAAGTTATAAAAAAATAA
- a CDS encoding coiled-coil domain-containing protein, which translates to MPSISKIRFTNVVYEGGSKRYNDDIFVFEGNNGAILLENGGGKTVFIQTVLQAILPHSDLAERKIKDTLSLEGNPAHIAVEWILNERPRRYALTAVTLFLVNGKLDSYRYVYEYGSSDSNSIENIPFVRNTSNGNKRPAGREEMNDYYQYMSKEHVNAKRFSTIREYQKYIEENFKIIPMEWRRISLINGEEGGVEKFFDGCKTTESLVDRLLIPVAEEALAGNGMKDFADTFENQREHFKQHNYLKKNIDESKLIQDRIRKYVEVYKEYYYSLEKFGKKKGEGKALYEFFLDEHKKTDKELKDVEKAQNDWKSTNEKLVQKEYSYYLECIKQELEKDENEYNNCLRDYEVQKDEFSAKERRLENLEIAQLKKKIKDDEDEILIYKKQLDMLEKDEKTDEAEKQLRINSSAVSGYFDGEFNKLNGKRDEANRKREECNDNLRILREKKDSLDKEYEELVEKKGNLRGELNFSCRQMKDIESEILSNSENETIEEQYPKWTDKINFLEKDLVERRERLKEMYEEKNRINAELSSYREKQEQLSDNRGVLGEKIERIENEEKELLIKIKELISGYEHINSLYIKKEQIVAALEDKCERIRREREELLINERISHRFSDDYKDNEYFTAEPMLDSWINQWRNNFVFLESGAQYIGRAAAVLNKDETEYYQNYPYWASSVIVADNGENKLHEKLKRNIDKISCPIGILTQSKAQLLLEGGKIENDIFLYPSVWKDNIKREDFQAKKTEGQKKAESATRARKEKETELERYTKVLNKIKEFLDQYPYEDFTMLKEDYKHTDEEINTIKCNIEEGEKRVLQIDNDIKNAGNKINNLQEEQNVLNKNIVEAGKYLNFKNSVKGIKKDLFRLDFKIEENNKKKEENKKETERYRGISEKLLLELNKIKGYIDSLSKDELYMEVRDFVPEYSPISIEVLKRERKELKDVLNKKQKDRENISYNIVKISDAKEEHRKDLKNLILRAKYQSEKDMEFPIYGEAEIEDLIKSIKVLSPLLDKKEKELNRFKEKYQNIKSKYEVKEEDYFKVYDKIVEFTDSLGNVKKEIDDEKIELGKRIDYLNSMEEKWDKELKSIEEVLNNLRLKNEKYEYLSDNVISLGLSDDMIQGLPYDRMKYVSLVLNSLENIKKETEENIIKVDKEKRDFEMFCSEHISEPRLKNMALWGIKYKDKYDDIIEWQKNIDKRIDKTVNILEMDMMEHDKEISQFVKYLNSYLKSLAQEIGSISKKTRIKVDDKSKKIYIIDVPEWKEEFGKEEIRNYINIMIKDIESNEFKDEEGKEDKSSVRKYIEDKFQAKQLMKALMAGDGIKVKCRKVTNDGKVNSIPVSWEKTNSWSGGEKWSKNMTLFLGILNYLAEKKQSINFEQKRNRTVILDNPFGEASSNHVLDPVFFIAEQLGFQIIALTAHSEGKYIRDYFPIVYSCRLRPSLDKDTQIFTKEREIKYAFFKDNDPQVLSRLGEKEQLTMF; encoded by the coding sequence TTCTTTTAGAAAACGGAGGCGGGAAAACAGTTTTTATACAAACCGTTTTGCAGGCAATTCTTCCTCATTCGGATTTAGCGGAAAGAAAAATAAAGGATACATTGTCTTTGGAAGGCAATCCCGCTCATATAGCCGTAGAATGGATATTAAACGAAAGACCCAGAAGATATGCCTTAACTGCAGTAACGTTGTTTTTAGTTAACGGTAAGCTGGATTCTTACAGATATGTTTATGAATACGGAAGTAGTGACAGCAATTCAATCGAAAATATCCCTTTTGTCAGAAATACTTCAAATGGGAATAAACGCCCTGCGGGAAGAGAAGAAATGAATGATTATTATCAATATATGAGCAAGGAGCATGTAAATGCCAAGAGATTTTCTACAATTAGAGAATATCAAAAATATATAGAAGAAAATTTTAAGATAATTCCTATGGAATGGAGAAGAATATCATTGATAAACGGAGAAGAGGGAGGGGTGGAGAAATTTTTTGACGGCTGCAAAACTACCGAAAGTTTAGTCGACAGGCTCCTGATTCCCGTTGCCGAAGAAGCCCTGGCGGGAAACGGAATGAAGGATTTTGCCGATACTTTTGAAAATCAGAGGGAACATTTCAAGCAACATAATTATCTGAAAAAGAATATAGATGAAAGTAAACTTATTCAGGATAGAATAAGAAAATACGTTGAAGTATATAAGGAATATTATTATTCTCTTGAAAAATTCGGTAAGAAAAAAGGAGAGGGAAAAGCCCTTTATGAATTTTTCCTTGATGAGCATAAAAAGACGGATAAGGAATTAAAAGATGTAGAAAAAGCACAGAATGATTGGAAGAGTACAAATGAAAAATTAGTTCAGAAGGAATATTCCTATTATTTGGAATGCATAAAGCAAGAATTAGAAAAGGATGAGAACGAATATAACAACTGTCTCAGAGATTACGAGGTGCAAAAAGACGAATTTTCGGCTAAGGAAAGAAGGCTGGAAAACTTAGAGATTGCTCAATTGAAAAAAAAGATCAAGGATGATGAAGACGAGATTTTGATCTATAAAAAACAGCTTGATATGTTGGAAAAAGATGAAAAGACCGATGAAGCAGAAAAACAATTGAGAATCAACTCATCCGCTGTTAGTGGATATTTTGACGGAGAATTTAATAAATTGAATGGGAAGAGAGATGAAGCGAATAGAAAAAGAGAGGAATGTAATGATAATCTCCGTATACTTAGAGAAAAAAAGGACTCTTTAGACAAGGAGTATGAGGAACTTGTTGAAAAAAAAGGGAATCTAAGGGGAGAGCTGAACTTTTCCTGCAGACAAATGAAAGATATTGAAAGCGAGATACTTTCCAATTCCGAAAATGAAACAATAGAAGAACAGTATCCTAAATGGACGGATAAAATTAATTTTCTGGAAAAGGATTTAGTAGAACGCCGTGAGAGGCTGAAAGAGATGTATGAGGAGAAAAACCGTATCAATGCCGAATTAAGTTCTTACAGGGAAAAACAGGAGCAGCTTTCAGATAACAGGGGAGTTTTGGGAGAGAAAATAGAAAGAATAGAAAATGAAGAAAAGGAATTGTTAATCAAGATAAAGGAGCTGATTTCAGGTTATGAGCATATAAACAGTTTGTATATAAAAAAAGAACAGATAGTAGCGGCTTTAGAAGATAAATGTGAGAGAATCAGGCGGGAAAGGGAAGAACTTCTGATAAATGAAAGGATATCTCACAGGTTTTCCGATGATTATAAGGATAATGAGTATTTTACTGCCGAACCCATGCTGGATTCATGGATAAATCAGTGGAGGAATAACTTCGTTTTTTTGGAATCCGGTGCTCAGTATATCGGAAGGGCGGCTGCCGTTTTGAATAAGGATGAAACAGAGTATTATCAGAACTATCCTTATTGGGCATCATCCGTAATTGTTGCGGATAACGGTGAAAATAAATTACATGAAAAACTTAAAAGGAATATAGATAAAATCAGCTGTCCCATTGGAATTTTGACTCAATCCAAAGCACAGCTCCTTTTGGAAGGAGGAAAAATAGAAAATGATATTTTTCTCTATCCTTCGGTATGGAAGGATAATATAAAGAGAGAAGATTTTCAGGCTAAAAAAACCGAAGGACAAAAAAAAGCCGAAAGCGCTACCCGGGCAAGGAAAGAAAAAGAAACAGAGTTGGAAAGGTATACTAAAGTTTTAAACAAAATAAAAGAATTTTTAGACCAATATCCTTATGAGGATTTTACTATGTTAAAAGAGGATTACAAACATACTGATGAGGAAATAAATACGATAAAATGCAATATAGAAGAAGGAGAAAAAAGAGTATTGCAGATAGATAACGATATAAAAAATGCGGGAAATAAAATCAACAATTTGCAAGAAGAACAAAATGTATTAAATAAAAATATTGTGGAAGCCGGAAAGTATTTAAATTTCAAAAACTCCGTGAAAGGTATAAAAAAAGATTTATTCCGATTGGATTTTAAAATTGAGGAAAACAATAAAAAAAAGGAAGAGAATAAAAAGGAAACAGAAAGGTACAGGGGAATATCTGAAAAATTACTTTTAGAACTAAATAAGATTAAAGGTTATATTGATTCTTTAAGCAAAGACGAATTGTATATGGAAGTCAGAGATTTTGTTCCCGAATATTCTCCGATTTCCATAGAAGTTTTAAAGAGAGAAAGAAAGGAATTGAAAGATGTATTAAATAAGAAGCAGAAGGACAGAGAAAATATATCGTATAATATAGTGAAAATTTCTGATGCAAAAGAAGAGCATCGGAAGGATTTAAAGAATTTGATTTTACGTGCCAAATATCAGTCAGAAAAGGATATGGAATTTCCCATATACGGAGAAGCCGAAATCGAGGATTTGATTAAAAGTATAAAAGTTCTTTCTCCCCTGCTGGATAAAAAAGAAAAAGAATTAAATAGATTTAAAGAAAAATATCAGAATATTAAAAGTAAATATGAAGTCAAAGAAGAAGATTATTTTAAGGTTTATGATAAGATAGTGGAATTTACCGATTCCTTGGGAAATGTGAAGAAAGAGATAGATGATGAGAAGATCGAATTGGGTAAGAGAATTGATTATTTGAATTCCATGGAAGAAAAATGGGATAAAGAACTAAAATCAATAGAAGAAGTTTTGAATAATTTGAGGCTGAAAAATGAAAAATACGAATATCTGTCTGATAATGTCATATCCTTAGGTTTATCCGATGATATGATTCAAGGGCTTCCTTATGATAGAATGAAATATGTTAGTCTCGTTTTGAACTCCCTTGAAAATATAAAAAAGGAAACAGAGGAAAATATAATTAAAGTAGATAAAGAAAAACGGGACTTTGAGATGTTTTGCAGTGAACACATAAGCGAACCCAGATTGAAAAACATGGCGTTATGGGGGATTAAATATAAAGATAAATATGATGATATTATTGAATGGCAGAAAAACATAGATAAAAGAATTGACAAAACCGTAAATATATTGGAAATGGATATGATGGAGCATGATAAGGAGATAAGCCAGTTTGTGAAATATCTTAATTCTTATTTAAAGTCCCTTGCTCAGGAAATAGGGTCTATTTCTAAGAAGACGAGGATAAAGGTAGACGACAAATCAAAAAAAATATATATAATTGACGTTCCGGAATGGAAAGAAGAATTTGGGAAGGAAGAAATAAGAAATTATATAAATATTATGATTAAAGATATTGAAAGCAATGAATTTAAGGATGAAGAGGGAAAAGAAGATAAGTCTTCCGTAAGAAAATATATAGAAGATAAATTTCAAGCCAAGCAGCTTATGAAAGCCCTTATGGCAGGGGACGGAATAAAAGTAAAATGCAGAAAAGTTACGAATGACGGTAAGGTAAATAGTATTCCCGTGTCTTGGGAAAAAACGAATTCTTGGTCCGGCGGGGAAAAATGGAGTAAAAATATGACTTTATTTTTGGGGATATTGAATTATCTTGCTGAAAAAAAGCAGAGTATAAATTTCGAACAAAAGAGGAACCGTACGGTTATATTGGATAATCCGTTCGGAGAAGCTTCAAGTAACCATGTTTTGGATCCCGTATTCTTTATTGCCGAACAGTTGGGGTTTCAAATAATAGCTTTGACTGCTCACAGCGAAGGAAAATATATAAGAGATTATTTTCCAATAGTGTACAGTTGCAGACTTCGTCCTTCTTTAGACAAAGATACTCAGATATTCACTAAAGAAAGAGAGATAAAGTATGCTTTTTTTAAAGATAATGATCCCCAGGTTTTATCGAGACTCGGAGAAAAAGAACAGCTTACCATGTTTTAG